The Algoriphagus sanaruensis genome window below encodes:
- a CDS encoding CocE/NonD family hydrolase, protein MKLILKVLLLILLLGGNASLLAQEKPILVQLDEVAIIDQKVMMPMRDGTRLATDIYRPKGDKKVPVVFSRTPYNFNTYGNGEMNTRTLQTALDWVKKGYAYVVQNERGRFFSEGNWDILGTPLTDSYDAFEWMSKQSWSNGKIGLLGCSSTAEWQMAAASLQHPALGAMVPQGFGAGVGKIGDFYEQGNWYRGGAGQMLFTAWLYSTQHDPMAPRLQPGIAQEDLLRLQRFYDMAPEYPRVDWKEGLSHLPVQDIIKNVNGPRGIYEEMITRKPNDPRWFQGGLYHDTMPFDTPSMWFVSWYDVSSSPNIALYNHARQNAISQMARDNQYLVIAPVLHCSYTRATENTIVGERSVGDARWNYDEVITAWFDLWLKGKDESGTIAKLPKVTYYTMGINKWQSSEVWPPKDAVMTSFFLDSQGKANTRNGDGKLVTKAPKSEAKDTFTYDPMNPVNSYGGNVCCTGNAVQGGAMDQSEMELRDDILVYTSEPLAEGVEVSGFIESLLYLSSDVLDTDVTIKLIDVYPDGKAYNLDETIQRVRYREGYDKEVFMESGKVYEIKMTPMSTSNYFEKGHRIRIEVSSSNFPRFDRNMNTGGNNYDESEGKIATNSIHHGGKFQSRIILPMIKK, encoded by the coding sequence ATGAAATTAATCCTTAAAGTCCTGTTGCTTATCCTCCTATTAGGAGGAAATGCTTCACTTCTGGCACAAGAAAAGCCCATCCTAGTTCAGCTCGATGAGGTAGCGATTATTGACCAAAAAGTCATGATGCCCATGCGGGATGGTACCCGATTAGCCACAGACATCTATCGACCAAAAGGCGACAAAAAGGTTCCTGTAGTCTTTTCTCGCACCCCTTACAATTTCAACACGTATGGAAATGGGGAGATGAATACACGAACTCTCCAAACTGCACTGGATTGGGTCAAAAAAGGCTACGCCTATGTGGTTCAAAATGAGCGTGGACGATTTTTCTCAGAAGGAAATTGGGACATTTTGGGTACGCCTCTCACGGACAGCTATGATGCCTTTGAGTGGATGTCGAAGCAATCCTGGAGCAATGGCAAAATCGGATTACTAGGTTGCTCTTCGACAGCAGAATGGCAAATGGCAGCTGCCTCACTTCAACATCCGGCCTTGGGAGCCATGGTGCCTCAGGGATTTGGAGCTGGAGTGGGCAAGATCGGGGATTTTTATGAGCAAGGAAATTGGTACCGTGGCGGAGCTGGTCAAATGTTATTTACCGCTTGGCTTTACAGTACCCAGCATGACCCAATGGCTCCGAGACTTCAGCCAGGGATTGCGCAAGAAGATTTGCTCCGATTGCAGCGGTTTTACGATATGGCACCAGAATACCCTCGGGTGGATTGGAAAGAAGGGCTTTCACACCTTCCCGTACAGGATATCATCAAAAATGTGAACGGTCCAAGAGGCATTTACGAGGAAATGATTACCCGAAAACCTAATGATCCTCGGTGGTTTCAGGGAGGACTTTACCATGACACCATGCCTTTTGACACGCCAAGCATGTGGTTTGTTTCTTGGTATGACGTCTCTTCTTCGCCTAATATCGCTTTATATAATCATGCCCGTCAAAATGCCATCAGTCAAATGGCTAGAGACAACCAATATCTTGTCATTGCACCTGTTTTGCATTGTTCATACACCCGAGCTACAGAAAATACCATCGTTGGTGAACGAAGTGTAGGTGATGCCCGCTGGAACTACGACGAAGTGATTACAGCTTGGTTTGACCTTTGGCTCAAAGGAAAAGACGAAAGCGGAACAATCGCTAAGCTACCTAAGGTCACCTATTACACCATGGGAATTAACAAATGGCAATCCTCAGAGGTCTGGCCTCCCAAAGATGCGGTGATGACTTCATTCTTCTTGGATTCTCAAGGAAAAGCAAATACCCGAAATGGAGATGGAAAATTGGTAACAAAAGCTCCAAAATCCGAAGCCAAGGACACCTTTACTTACGACCCCATGAATCCTGTCAATTCCTATGGCGGCAATGTATGCTGTACAGGAAACGCGGTGCAGGGTGGTGCCATGGATCAAAGTGAAATGGAACTTCGCGATGATATTTTAGTCTATACTTCGGAGCCACTGGCTGAAGGTGTGGAAGTTTCTGGGTTTATTGAGAGCCTTTTGTATTTGTCTTCAGATGTGCTCGATACTGATGTGACTATCAAGTTGATCGATGTATATCCTGATGGCAAAGCTTACAATCTGGACGAAACGATCCAGCGAGTCCGGTATCGAGAAGGGTATGACAAAGAGGTATTTATGGAAAGTGGAAAAGTCTATGAAATCAAAATGACTCCAATGAGTACCTCCAATTATTTCGAAAAAGGACACCGCATTCGGATTGAAGTAAGTTCTTCAAACTTCCCTCGCTTTGATCGAAACATGAATACTGGAGGCAACAATTACGATGAATCTGAAGGAAAAATCGCTACTAATTCCATCCATCATGGAGGGAAATTCCAAAGCAGAATTATCCTTCCAATGATTAAGAAATAA
- the fahA gene encoding fumarylacetoacetase: MTESAMPALSTWVEVPKNSDFTIYNLPFGVFKNKKLSPRIGIAIGDKIVDLSVLDQEGFFSAMFLPEGIFLKDSLNELIALGKTQTKKIRERVQQLLLADNEELRDHSARGKVMVNRKEAEMLLPVKIGDYTDFYSSIEHATNVGKMFRDPENALLPNWKHLPVGYHGRASSIVVSGTPIHRPKGQFKDPDMEKPVFGPSRRLDFELELAFITGKPTKLGDSVSTAEAEEYIFGFVLFNDWSARDIQAWEYVPLGPFLGKNFGSSISPWVVTVEALEPFRVAGPTQDPEVLDYLKCEQEHSFDINLEVHIQPEGKKASKVCSSNFKYMYWNIAQQLAHHTVNGCNINVGDMMASGTISGSTEDSFGSMLELSWKGTKPVQLEDGEERKFIEDGDTVIMKGFAEKDGVRVGFGEVSGQILPAK; this comes from the coding sequence ATGACCGAAAGTGCAATGCCTGCCTTGAGTACTTGGGTAGAAGTTCCAAAGAATTCTGACTTCACTATTTACAACTTGCCGTTTGGTGTCTTTAAGAATAAAAAGCTTAGTCCCAGAATTGGTATAGCCATTGGAGACAAAATCGTGGACTTGAGTGTGCTCGATCAAGAGGGGTTCTTTTCTGCTATGTTTTTGCCGGAAGGAATTTTCCTCAAAGACTCTCTAAATGAATTAATTGCATTGGGTAAAACCCAAACCAAAAAAATTCGAGAGCGAGTTCAGCAGCTTTTACTGGCAGATAATGAGGAGCTTCGGGATCATTCCGCTCGTGGAAAAGTCATGGTCAACCGAAAGGAGGCAGAAATGCTCCTTCCGGTCAAAATTGGTGATTACACGGATTTTTATTCAAGCATTGAGCATGCGACCAATGTTGGGAAGATGTTTCGAGATCCAGAAAACGCTTTATTGCCCAACTGGAAGCACCTCCCTGTAGGATACCATGGCCGTGCCTCTTCGATTGTAGTTTCGGGTACTCCAATTCATCGGCCGAAAGGGCAGTTCAAAGATCCCGATATGGAAAAGCCAGTCTTTGGTCCAAGTCGCCGATTGGACTTTGAATTGGAATTGGCATTTATCACTGGAAAGCCCACCAAGCTCGGGGATTCGGTGAGTACTGCGGAAGCAGAAGAATATATTTTCGGATTTGTGCTGTTTAATGATTGGTCTGCTCGTGATATTCAGGCTTGGGAATATGTGCCTTTGGGCCCCTTTTTAGGGAAAAATTTTGGTTCATCCATTTCTCCTTGGGTAGTTACTGTTGAAGCCTTGGAGCCTTTCCGAGTAGCTGGACCAACTCAAGATCCAGAGGTTTTGGATTATTTAAAATGCGAGCAAGAACATAGCTTCGATATCAACTTGGAAGTGCACATTCAACCCGAAGGCAAGAAGGCTTCCAAGGTTTGTTCCTCCAATTTTAAATACATGTATTGGAATATAGCCCAGCAGCTTGCTCATCATACCGTCAACGGATGTAATATCAATGTTGGGGATATGATGGCCTCGGGGACTATTTCTGGTTCGACAGAGGATTCCTTTGGGTCTATGCTAGAGCTGAGTTGGAAAGGAACCAAGCCCGTACAACTAGAAGATGGGGAAGAGCGGAAATTTATAGAAGACGGTGATACCGTGATTATGAAAGGGTTTGCTGAAAAAGATGGAGTTCGCGTAGGATTTGGCGAAGTCAGTGGGCAAATTCTTCCAGCTAAATAA
- a CDS encoding glycerophosphodiester phosphodiesterase has product MSKLVLGTILFLLTMLSSFAQNTFHSNKVIAHRGAWKAQGNPQNSLASLREAIRLGCEGSEFDVWMTADGVLVVNHDHEFMGMDIESSTYEQLLSQKMANGEQIPTLKEYLTEGMKQRGTKLILEFKPSRVSVERSEQVGEKAVQTVHELGAQEWVDYITFSYEGGKKAIATDPKARVAYLTGDKSPAQLKEDGFFGFDYNIRVLKNKPEWIKEAHELGLTTNAWTVNLLEDMAWLLEQQVNFITTDEPELLFTVIKDLR; this is encoded by the coding sequence ATGTCTAAACTTGTGCTTGGAACTATCCTTTTTCTATTGACCATGCTATCCAGCTTTGCCCAAAACACCTTTCATTCGAATAAAGTGATTGCTCACCGTGGAGCTTGGAAGGCTCAAGGCAATCCTCAAAACTCCCTTGCATCTCTTCGAGAAGCTATTCGACTTGGATGTGAAGGCTCCGAGTTTGACGTTTGGATGACTGCTGATGGAGTTTTGGTGGTCAACCATGACCATGAGTTTATGGGAATGGACATTGAGTCCAGTACTTACGAGCAGCTTCTCAGCCAAAAAATGGCTAATGGAGAGCAGATTCCCACCCTCAAAGAATACCTTACTGAGGGAATGAAGCAAAGAGGAACCAAATTGATCCTAGAGTTCAAACCCTCTCGAGTTAGCGTGGAGCGCTCGGAACAAGTCGGCGAAAAGGCTGTGCAAACTGTTCATGAATTAGGAGCTCAAGAATGGGTCGACTACATCACGTTCAGCTACGAAGGCGGAAAAAAAGCAATTGCAACCGACCCAAAAGCTCGTGTGGCTTATTTGACAGGAGATAAATCACCTGCTCAATTAAAGGAAGACGGGTTCTTTGGATTTGATTACAATATCCGAGTTCTCAAAAACAAACCGGAGTGGATTAAAGAAGCGCATGAACTGGGATTAACAACTAATGCCTGGACGGTGAATCTTTTGGAAGATATGGCTTGGCTTTTGGAGCAACAGGTCAATTTTATCACGACCGATGAGCCAGAGCTTTTATTTACGGTCATCAAGGACCTACGCTAA
- the bglX gene encoding beta-glucosidase BglX gives MKKGFLILTVMAALASACSRPQPKEALPYETQVDSLLSLMTLEEKIGQMNQYNGFWDVTGPAPSEGDASMKYENLRKGLVGSMLNITGVEEVRKVQKIAVEESRLGIPLIIGFDMIHGMKTMSPIPLAEAASWDMEAIEASSRIGAREAAAMGVNWTFAPMVDVGRDARWGRVMEGSGEDPYLTALIAKARVKGYQGDDLSDPLTIAACVKHFAGYGFSESGRDYNTVDVGTTTLYNTILPPFKAALDAGARTFMNSFNDLNGIPATGNSFLQREILKGEWGFTGFVVSDWGSIGEMVPHRYAADGKDAALKAAKAGSDMDMESYLYIKHLKELVESGEIEESLIDDAVRRILRVKFELGLFEDPYRYCNEELEKEIVGQADHQAGVLDIAKKSIVLLKNEGNLLPLQKSGLKVAVIGALASDKDSPLGSWRGLAETNSAVSVLEGLQAYPGNTYRYAKGADLVLEQPVFLKEVKINSSDRSGFAEAIQAARSSDIVLAVMGENGFQSGEARSRSEIGLPGLQQELLEELVKANKKIILVSMSGRPLDLSWADQNIPAIVQSWHLGSQSGNAIAQVIFGDYNPSGKLPMSFPRSVGQLPIYYNQKSTGRPNDPGSDIVFWSHYADVKNDALYPFGHGLSYTAFSYSDLKTEKSADGVVDVNITVTNSGPVSGEEVVQLYLKDHVASITRPIKELKGFQKISLNTGEQKTLQFKLTDAELGFFDGTGKFIVEPGTFTIWVGGSSSADMSTEFTLD, from the coding sequence ATGAAAAAAGGATTTTTAATTTTAACAGTAATGGCAGCATTGGCAAGTGCCTGTAGCCGCCCTCAACCTAAAGAAGCTCTTCCCTATGAGACGCAAGTGGATAGCCTTTTATCCCTGATGACTCTGGAGGAGAAGATCGGTCAAATGAACCAATACAATGGATTTTGGGATGTCACTGGACCTGCACCTTCTGAAGGAGACGCCTCCATGAAATATGAAAATCTCCGAAAAGGACTGGTAGGCTCCATGTTGAACATCACTGGCGTGGAAGAAGTCAGAAAAGTTCAAAAAATTGCCGTGGAAGAATCCAGACTCGGTATTCCATTGATCATTGGTTTCGACATGATTCATGGTATGAAAACCATGAGCCCTATTCCCTTAGCAGAAGCAGCAAGTTGGGACATGGAAGCGATTGAGGCTTCGTCCCGAATTGGGGCCAGAGAAGCCGCTGCTATGGGAGTCAACTGGACCTTTGCACCGATGGTCGATGTCGGAAGAGATGCCAGATGGGGAAGAGTGATGGAAGGATCGGGTGAGGACCCATACCTCACTGCGCTTATTGCAAAAGCTCGAGTCAAGGGCTATCAAGGTGATGATCTAAGCGACCCTCTGACCATTGCTGCTTGTGTCAAGCATTTTGCTGGCTATGGATTTTCAGAAAGTGGCCGAGATTACAATACCGTGGATGTCGGTACCACTACACTTTACAACACCATTTTACCTCCATTCAAAGCTGCTTTGGACGCTGGAGCAAGAACATTTATGAATTCTTTCAATGATTTGAATGGGATTCCAGCCACTGGCAATTCGTTTTTGCAGCGGGAAATCTTAAAAGGCGAATGGGGCTTTACTGGTTTTGTGGTTTCCGATTGGGGATCAATCGGAGAAATGGTTCCCCACCGCTACGCAGCTGATGGCAAAGATGCCGCACTCAAAGCAGCAAAAGCTGGTTCGGACATGGACATGGAATCCTACCTCTACATCAAACATTTGAAGGAATTGGTTGAATCAGGCGAGATCGAGGAATCACTCATCGATGATGCTGTTCGAAGAATATTAAGAGTAAAATTTGAATTGGGACTTTTTGAGGATCCTTATCGCTATTGCAACGAAGAGCTTGAGAAGGAAATCGTGGGACAAGCTGATCATCAAGCGGGTGTTTTGGACATCGCTAAAAAATCAATCGTCTTATTGAAAAATGAAGGAAATCTACTTCCTCTTCAAAAATCAGGATTAAAAGTGGCCGTGATTGGTGCCTTGGCTTCTGATAAAGACAGCCCATTGGGAAGCTGGAGAGGGTTGGCGGAAACGAACTCTGCGGTTTCGGTTTTGGAGGGATTGCAAGCTTATCCCGGAAACACCTATCGCTATGCAAAAGGAGCTGATTTGGTATTGGAACAACCTGTTTTCTTGAAAGAAGTAAAGATCAACTCAAGCGACCGAAGTGGATTTGCAGAAGCTATTCAAGCGGCTCGATCTTCCGATATTGTCTTAGCTGTAATGGGTGAAAATGGTTTCCAATCCGGAGAAGCACGAAGCAGAAGCGAAATTGGACTTCCAGGATTACAACAAGAACTCTTGGAAGAATTGGTTAAGGCCAACAAAAAAATCATTTTGGTAAGTATGAGCGGAAGACCTTTGGACTTGAGTTGGGCGGATCAAAATATCCCGGCAATCGTTCAGTCGTGGCATTTGGGATCACAAAGTGGAAATGCTATCGCTCAGGTGATTTTTGGAGATTACAATCCGTCTGGAAAACTCCCAATGTCTTTCCCTCGAAGTGTGGGTCAACTTCCGATTTATTACAATCAAAAAAGCACTGGACGTCCTAATGATCCTGGTTCTGACATCGTTTTTTGGTCTCACTATGCTGATGTCAAAAATGACGCATTGTATCCATTTGGTCATGGTTTAAGCTACACTGCATTTTCTTATAGTGATTTAAAAACTGAAAAATCAGCTGATGGTGTTGTTGATGTAAATATTACCGTCACCAACTCGGGACCTGTATCCGGTGAAGAAGTAGTCCAGCTTTATCTTAAAGATCACGTAGCCAGCATTACTCGACCTATCAAGGAACTCAAGGGATTCCAAAAAATAAGCTTAAATACGGGTGAGCAAAAAACGCTTCAATTTAAATTAACCGATGCAGAATTGGGATTCTTCGATGGTACTGGAAAATTCATCGTAGAACCAGGCACCTTTACCATCTGGGTGGGAGGAAGTTCTTCTGCAGATATGAGTACAGAATTCACCTTGGATTAA